The Plasmodium yoelii strain 17X genome assembly, chromosome: 1 genome contains a region encoding:
- a CDS encoding fam-b protein — protein sequence MFFFQLLFVLLNIPKIRGLYFVNEGSIFLKNNITNFRNNRILVDADNQFDLNEFYQSILSVADQFDECNCNDKEIQYIRTIIDSQLKNHKANNTLPKLNNINKKTRKTINEIQKELEEVKKELDSKRDSEIGIQPIHDKVTIIKDENSYVSEQEDFKKLENSENILKTEDGKIIDNKLDDKDNKLDDKDNKLDDKDNKTTSINNYKEPKVKRRFKKIIKKLFKIMMTSSTFLAIILSSGLIIPFMLLITRGLFDGIKKWWKVYELNIKKSKKLE from the exons atgtttttttttcaattgttGTTTGTTCTTTTGAATATCCCCAAAATTCGG GGATTATACTTTGTAAACGAGGGAAGCATATTcctgaaaaataatataacaaattttagAAATAATAGAATATTAGTAGATGCAGACAATCAATTCGatttaaatgaattttatcAATCAATTTTGAGTGTTGCAGATCAATTTGATGAATGCAATTGTAATGACAAAGAAATACAATATATTCGAACCATTATAGATTCACAATTAAAGAATCATAAAGCAAATAATACATTACcgaaattaaataatataaataagaaaACGAGAAAAACAATTAATGAAATTCAAAAAGAATTAGAAGAAGTAAAAAAAGAGCTTGATAGTAAAAGAGATAGTGAAATAGGAATACAACCGATACATGATaaagtaacaataataaaagatgaaaatagtTATGTATCAGAACAAGAAGACtttaaaaaattggaaaattctgaaaatattttgaagaCCGAAGATGGTAAAATTATAGATAATAAATTGGATGATAAAGATAACAAATTGGACGATAAAGATAACAAATTGGACgataaagataataaaactacatcaattaataattataaggaGCCCAAAGTAAAACGAaggtttaaaaaaataataaaaaaattatttaagaTAATGATGACAAGTTCAACTTTTTTGGCAATAATACTATCATCAGGACTTATAATTCCATTTATGCTTTTAATTACACGGGGCTTATTTGATGGAATTAAGAAATGGTGGAAAGTTTATGAAttaaacattaaaaaatcaaaaaaattagaataa